A genomic segment from Deltaproteobacteria bacterium encodes:
- a CDS encoding aminopeptidase, whose protein sequence is MSEKRLSKTEWKRLEKDLCRSRRPVWTQITAKDRQRVLSYSDKYKDFISKAKTERESVDIIVSMAQKRGFVPFEQAGPGSSRILWTFRGKTAALAVTGKAPISDGIRIIASHIDAPRLDLKQNPVYEDLEMAFLKTHYYGGIKKFHWVARPLAIHGLALKRDGSAIPVEFGEDPHDPVLSINDLLPHLAHKVQDKKKMSEAIPAEKLNVLIGGFPLLGPEDLKEGVKLRILRILNERYGLVEEDLISAELEIVPAGVSKDVGLDGAFVGGYGQDDRSCAYASLHSILELEEPQVTSVALFLDKEEIGSDGNTGAKSSFFEVVLYDLMRNGGLRIEADSLVRILIVSKAISADVTAGIDPNYKEVHEERNDALVGHGVCLTKYTGSRGKYSANDAHAEYVNWLRCVWNNAKVVWQAGELGKVDEGGGGTVAKYLAQRGLDIIDAGPPVLNMHSPFEIAHKSDLFMTYRAYAAFYQAED, encoded by the coding sequence ATGAGCGAAAAGCGTCTTTCTAAAACCGAGTGGAAGCGTCTTGAAAAAGATCTATGCCGAAGCAGAAGACCTGTTTGGACACAAATCACGGCCAAAGACCGACAAAGGGTCCTTTCGTATTCGGACAAGTACAAGGACTTTATCAGTAAGGCAAAGACCGAACGAGAGTCTGTCGACATCATTGTAAGCATGGCACAGAAGAGAGGTTTTGTGCCGTTTGAACAGGCCGGGCCGGGTTCCAGCCGGATCTTGTGGACCTTCAGGGGAAAGACGGCTGCCTTGGCCGTAACAGGTAAGGCGCCTATTTCTGATGGAATCAGGATCATCGCTTCGCACATAGACGCCCCCCGTTTGGACCTGAAGCAGAATCCCGTATATGAAGATCTGGAGATGGCCTTTTTGAAGACACATTATTACGGTGGGATCAAGAAGTTTCACTGGGTGGCTCGCCCTCTCGCCATCCATGGCCTGGCACTGAAAAGAGACGGGAGCGCAATTCCTGTTGAATTTGGTGAGGATCCTCATGATCCTGTGCTTTCAATAAACGATCTTTTGCCGCATCTTGCCCACAAAGTGCAGGATAAGAAAAAGATGTCAGAGGCCATACCTGCAGAGAAGCTCAATGTGTTAATCGGAGGTTTTCCTCTTTTGGGCCCTGAAGACCTGAAGGAAGGCGTGAAATTACGTATCTTGAGGATTCTGAACGAAAGGTACGGCCTGGTGGAAGAGGATCTGATAAGTGCGGAACTGGAAATTGTCCCTGCAGGTGTCTCGAAGGATGTGGGTCTGGACGGCGCTTTTGTCGGCGGTTACGGGCAGGATGACAGGTCCTGTGCATATGCCTCTCTTCATTCCATCCTTGAACTTGAGGAACCCCAAGTTACTTCAGTTGCCCTTTTCCTTGATAAGGAAGAAATAGGAAGTGACGGAAATACAGGGGCCAAATCCAGCTTTTTTGAGGTAGTGCTATATGATCTCATGCGGAATGGAGGTCTTCGGATCGAAGCGGATAGCCTTGTACGAATACTTATTGTGTCCAAGGCGATTTCAGCGGATGTTACCGCGGGAATAGATCCCAATTACAAAGAAGTCCATGAGGAACGCAATGACGCACTTGTCGGACATGGAGTCTGCCTTACGAAATATACCGGCTCAAGAGGAAAATATTCAGCAAATGATGCCCATGCCGAATATGTTAACTGGTTGAGGTGCGTCTGGAACAATGCCAAAGTCGTCTGGCAGGCCGGGGAGTTGGGGAAGGTGGACGAAGGCGGAGGGGGTACTGTGGCCAAATATCTCGCCCAGCGCGGCCTGGACATAATCGACGCAGGACCTCCCGTGCTCAATATGCACTCGCCATTTGAGATAGCGCATAAGTCCGACCTGTTTATGACGTACAGGGCATACGCTGCTTTTTATCAGGCAGAGGATTGA
- a CDS encoding L-aspartate oxidase, whose protein sequence is MQFKTDFLVIGSGIAGLSLAIKLAPLGQVTVVTKKSASDTATNLAQGGIACVFGHDDSFDLHQQDTLRAGDGLCHEDIVEMIVSQGPDRVRELEGLGLKFNRDPYNPDLLDLGREGEHSRRRIVHVGDFTGRSVQNVLMDNVGRLPSVEVFEDYIAIDLITESKVRARLPGKVEEERCLGAYLLEVATGTVHTFLAPITVLATGGSGKVYLYTSNPDVATGDGIAVAYRAGVRIANLEFVQFHPTCLYHPKAKNFLISEALRGEGAILLDPEYRPFMEKYDPRQKDLSGRDIVARAIDTELKSSGKECVYLDISHRSADFIQGRFPNIYETCLDFGIDITKEPIPVVPAAHYMCGGVVTDKYGETDLEGLFALGETACTGLHGANRLASNSLLEALVMAHQAFLKISEIFPGLKAKLFPQVSPWETRGAVDLKEAVLISHNWDVIRRLMWNYVGIVRSTKRLKLAGQRLLPILEEIQQHYWEYILTRDFIELRNLAQVAELIIIAASQRKESRGGHFTIDYPFKDDWNWRRDTIIQRFGRH, encoded by the coding sequence ATGCAGTTCAAGACTGATTTTCTGGTTATAGGGAGCGGGATAGCCGGGCTGAGTCTTGCAATAAAACTCGCCCCGCTGGGACAGGTAACAGTAGTTACCAAAAAGTCCGCATCTGATACGGCTACCAATTTGGCCCAGGGCGGCATAGCCTGTGTCTTTGGCCATGATGACAGCTTTGACCTGCACCAACAGGACACCCTGCGCGCGGGGGACGGTCTGTGTCACGAAGATATAGTCGAAATGATAGTCAGCCAGGGCCCGGACCGTGTAAGGGAGTTAGAAGGCCTTGGGTTGAAATTCAACAGGGATCCGTACAATCCTGACCTGCTGGATCTTGGAAGAGAGGGAGAACACTCTCGCCGCAGGATAGTTCACGTTGGAGATTTTACCGGTAGATCGGTGCAGAATGTCTTGATGGATAATGTCGGCAGGTTGCCTTCTGTTGAGGTTTTTGAAGACTATATTGCGATTGACCTCATCACCGAAAGTAAAGTCAGGGCACGCCTGCCAGGCAAGGTAGAGGAAGAGCGATGCCTGGGGGCCTATCTGCTTGAAGTGGCAACAGGTACGGTTCATACTTTCCTGGCCCCGATAACAGTACTCGCCACGGGCGGGTCCGGTAAGGTTTATCTTTATACCAGTAATCCTGATGTGGCTACGGGTGACGGTATAGCTGTAGCGTACCGTGCCGGAGTCAGGATCGCCAATCTGGAATTCGTTCAGTTTCATCCCACGTGTCTCTATCATCCTAAGGCCAAAAATTTTCTCATATCAGAAGCACTCAGGGGAGAGGGTGCCATACTCCTGGACCCTGAATACAGGCCTTTCATGGAGAAATATGACCCCAGACAGAAGGATCTTTCCGGAAGAGATATAGTCGCAAGGGCCATAGATACTGAATTAAAGAGCAGCGGAAAGGAATGTGTATATCTGGATATAAGTCACCGCTCTGCTGATTTCATACAGGGGCGTTTCCCAAATATTTATGAGACATGTCTGGACTTTGGGATAGATATCACAAAGGAGCCTATACCAGTTGTACCGGCAGCCCATTATATGTGCGGAGGGGTGGTTACTGACAAATACGGAGAGACAGACCTTGAAGGCCTTTTCGCTTTGGGAGAAACTGCATGTACTGGTCTGCATGGCGCCAACCGGCTTGCGTCGAATTCCCTTCTTGAAGCCCTTGTCATGGCCCACCAGGCTTTTTTGAAGATCAGTGAAATCTTCCCTGGCTTGAAGGCAAAATTATTTCCCCAGGTATCTCCATGGGAAACCAGGGGAGCTGTGGATTTAAAAGAGGCGGTTCTCATTTCTCACAATTGGGATGTAATCCGGCGTCTGATGTGGAACTATGTCGGTATTGTCCGCAGCACAAAAAGACTTAAACTGGCCGGACAGCGCCTTTTACCTATTCTTGAAGAGATCCAGCAGCACTACTGGGAATATATCCTCACCCGGGATTTTATAGAACTGAGGAACCTCGCACAGGTTGCTGAACTCATCATTATAGCAGCCAGCCAGCGGAAGGAGAGCAGGGGCGGGCACTTCACGATTGACTATCCTTTTAAAGATGACTGGAACTGGCGCAGAGATACAATTATTCAAAGGTTTGGAAGGCATTAA
- a CDS encoding phosphatidylglycerophosphatase A, with the protein MQALNLNFGSNTLNFRDKIVFFLASGLFLGLVPFAPGTFGSLLGIPLHWLLSHLPISLGICSLVFVVLISVWIAGRTELLLGNTDPSQIVIDEVAGMAVALAGAPIEPSLIIIAFLFFRFFDIWKPFPIRYIDRSLPGGWGIVLDDVAAGVMANLSWRLWHYIVPLI; encoded by the coding sequence ATTCAGGCACTCAATCTTAATTTTGGCTCTAATACTTTGAATTTCAGAGACAAAATAGTCTTCTTTCTGGCAAGCGGACTATTTTTGGGATTGGTCCCCTTTGCCCCGGGTACATTTGGGAGTCTCCTTGGCATTCCTCTCCACTGGCTTCTCAGTCATCTTCCAATTTCTCTGGGAATATGTTCTCTTGTATTTGTTGTGCTGATATCTGTGTGGATAGCAGGCAGGACAGAGCTTTTACTGGGAAATACTGATCCATCTCAAATAGTGATAGATGAAGTGGCCGGCATGGCAGTAGCGCTTGCGGGTGCGCCCATTGAACCTTCTTTGATTATAATTGCCTTTTTGTTTTTTCGTTTTTTTGACATCTGGAAACCCTTTCCAATAAGATATATTGACAGATCTCTTCCCGGGGGATGGGGTATTGTACTTGATGATGTTGCAGCCGGTGTTATGGCAAACTTGTCCTGGAGACTGTGGCATTATATTGTACCTCTGATCTGA